CTCATTTGGGGTTAGTAATAGTATCGCTGCTACAACTAATCGTGAGGAAAAAAGAGTTAGATACAGCTGTTTTTGTTTCCTTGTCTGCCACTAGATGTCGTTTTAGCCGTACCAGTTCTTCATGTAGCCAAAGTACAAGGCTTCCTCTCGATTTGGTAGATCTTAATTTCATTGGAAGGAATTATATTTCCATGTTGTCAATCAATTTATTAGCTTTTCATTGGAATTAATTATATGCATAGAAAGAAATGTGAAAATACTATGCCCAACACATCGGCGCGTAATGGGTTAAGGAAAACATACATTTTTTTCCCCAAGTAAGACTCACCTTTTGGGGATAGCGTCTGCTGTTTGTTTCACTATTTATATGAATGCTTTGGATACAGAGCATGGTTCCTGTCAGCTTGGTGGAGCAGTTCTCCACTGTCGAGATCTTGGCATTACACATGCCTGATTTGCCAAAGTTGAAGGTTGTCATAGCATATTTAAGATGCTTTCCTTGCTTGGAGAAGCTCAAGATCAAGGTGCCTTCCTCTTGCAAGCCATTTTTTACTGTCAGATTTCATTCATGATTAAAATGCACTGGTAGTCCTTGATTGatggaggtagatctatgtaccttcCTACCGAGTAGGGTTCCCGAATCCGGGtgactaccctgctcggtgactcggctgCAACTACCCGGCATGCAGGGACTCGGCTGCATGAAGGGAGGATCTTCTATGGATAAGGATGAAGACTCCAGCTAGACGCCCGGATATCTAGGAATCTTACCCGACCTTTTTCCTTGTAACAACCCGAGCATATTTTACTGTACTTGTACCCCACGACTCCTGGTCTATGTAAAGGGGACGTGGGTAGACCCATAGGTAGTTCAACCCCACGTCATTCAACTCAACTCATCGCTACATCATCCGAAACCCTAATACAACACCgaacacaagacgtagggtgttacgctcattgcggcccgaacctgtctaagccCTTGCGTCTTCGTGTTActatcgagctcttggtcctgagatcgcCGTCCTAAAACTCTAATGCCGGGTACCCCCTGGTGGACTAGCCTGAATAGCAATCCGACATTGATCTTTTTCAAATGTAGGATCATGAACTTCTATTTTGCAATTTCATCTCCTTAAACTTGCTAAGTGGTTCACTGGAGGTCCAAATTTTCTTAACTCACATAGATTTACCTATATGGTCAATATGCATGCCATTTAGCACGTTTCAAGGGGTGTTTGGACCTCAAGTGAGCCATTTAGCAAGTTTAGGGATATGCATTGATAGATCTGTGGCCTAAGTGACACCTtagaacaagtttgaggacAACTGATGTGCTTTACTCTTAACTCACCACCCACTGCTGGCTTGTATGATATTGTGTTATTTTAGTTTGTCAGGAACAGATGGACGACACCACGAGAAAACAtgtatttgccgtgtgtccgatagtttgccgtgtgctttctatcgggcacacggcaaagaaacaCTTGGCTGTTTGCACACACAGCAAAAATATAACACACGACAACAtcatgctttgccgtgtgttttatttAGGCGCACgacaaagtaaaaaaaaatttatcttCTCTCCTCGATACTTTTTCTACTCTTCACATACAACATATGGTACTCCATGTTAAAATTTGGtatgtttttttgtttgtttgctatatttaactaaataattgcatttcaagcaattttttgaattaaatcaaatttgaacagcaagtgattcaaataatagaataaaataagtaaaaaatgatattcatgttatttaacCTAGTTTGTGGCCTTACCTatcaaatgaaaagaaattttgaacATCTTGTCCAGGAAACACATCCATGTGTGTGGTTGGCCGGTGGGGTCCTCCCCGGATTAAATCTTTTTTGTTTCCTATTTTTAAAATCAgttttctgaaaaattctttgccgagtgcccgataaatggcacacggcaaagaaccTCTTTGCCGACAATTATTTACCATGTGCCGTTTGCTGTGTGCAACACATGgaaaggctttgccgtgtgcaaaagaGGCTTTGCCGCGTGCctctagcacacggcaaacaggccGACTCCGATAGTGCAACGAGTCTGAAAGATGCTGCGCTCTGTGCCCCATCTGATCCTGTCGAGTGTCTTGACCACAGCCTTAAGATCATTGTGCAATCTTATTCAGGACTGAAGCCACATGCTGATTTTGCTAAGTTCTTTGTTAAGAGGGCCAGGATCCTCAAGGTCATGAAGTTCTATGTCGCTGCGTGGAGCACCACGCCAGTATGGCTTGAAGACCAGTGCAGGCGGCTTGATATTGAGAACAGGGCCTCAAGTTGTGCTCCGTTTCCTTTTGTGCTCGTGGGCGACTTGCCGATTCGGTTTTGGATGGAAGGTTCCTTCTCTAGAAACGACCCCTTCATAGAATGTTTGGGCTGATGATGGCTTCTCCAATTCCATACTCCACCATAGAAGGAATGAACAGCCAGCTCCACACGACCATGGCATTGTTTTCTTTAATATAAGTTTTGCTACCATGCccaccgcctctgttaatactgGGCATTAACAGAGGTGGTTATTTTTCTGTAGCCGGCTCAGAGCTCCTAATAAAAGATCGTtgttaatcagtttttgtagtagtggtatATACTATTTTTACTACTATGTATGTGGCTACAGCTATAAATTTGTTAAATCTTCTATCTCAGTGTGGGCTTGTGAGTTGCGACTATATGCTGCACTATTATTTGTGTTGCTGTGAACTTGTGAATTATTATCATGGTATACAATTACTAGTGTTATTATCATTTGTCTATTGTTTTTATGTACTCATGTCGGGTTTGTTTGATGACAGGGTATCGTACGCGCCGGGTTAGAGGATGGAAAATTCTCACGCACCGCAACATTAACATCCTGTTTTATTTAACTTTCATTGTGGAACATAAAGAGACAATAATTATAACATCGGTACTTATATATTGCAACATGTGTGATCGTATCCAACGTCCGAGCCGTAGCATTTACCGTACGAAATCACGTAAACCTTGCTAGCTCGGCTAGGAAGGCATCTACGTGCTCCTCCTTGACACACGCTGACAGCACAATATTTGGCGCGTCCTTCTCTTTGCACGGCAGGCACACCACGCAAGTCGGCCAGGTCCTAATCCACGGCCCCGGCAAGCGGCACATCACCCTCTCCAGCGTCCCGCCGCCGAAGTCCACCTTCTCGAAGCCAAGGTTCCGCCACGAGGTCAGGAAGAGCGCGCTGTACCGGAGCTTGTCGAGCTGGCTCTTATCCATGGCTTGCAGCAGGTCGTCGTCGTTTTTGGCGAACAGCTTGTCTTGCACCCCATCCTTGGCACGCTTGATCGTGTCGACCAGGTCCGTGACGTCCGCGTTCGCCACCGTGCCGGCCGTCGCCGTGACTGTCTGCGTGGCGAGGCAGTTGCCGTAGTAGCCGTCCTTGGCGTTAACATGGCTACGCACGTTAGCTGCGAAGGAGAGCAGGGCCAGGGAATCCGGACGGGAGGCGATCGCGCGAGTGCGGCACTGCCATAGCACGGCGGCGACCGCCTCGAACACGGTGCACGTCCGACGGCGGCCATTGTTGGAGCGCTCGTGGAACTCAGCTCTGATGCGGTCGATCGAGCTCGAGGTGACGGTGATGTCGAGGTAGACGAGGCCCATCGGCTCGGGGCTGACTAGTTGGACGTTGGGCGGAGGGAGGCTGAGCGAATCGTCCCATCTGACTGGAGCaagggacggcgacggcgacccgcGCGCGAGTTCGCCGACGGCCTCAAAGAACTGGGCCATCCCAATGCCGTCGGCGACGCCATGGTTCCAGGTCACGGCCACGACGAACCCGCCACAGGAGAACTCCGTCACCTGCATGAGCAGCAGCGGGTCGGCGGGCGCGCAGCACTCGGCCGGGTAGTCTACGGCGAGCTCgtccagcagcggcggcggcgtccttgtGTCAGGCGATCGGGCGAAGAATTCGGCGTCCTTCAAGGCACAGTTCGCAGAGGCGGCGACGAATGccacgccctcgccgctgcaccGGATGTggacctcctcctcgtcgtcaccgccgccgccagaccCTGCAACAATACGACCGGAGATAGGGTAGTAGGGGACCAACGCTCGCGAGAGTGCTCTCTTAATGGTCTCGGCGGCCTCGCGGATCGGATGCTCGAACGCGAGGAGCGCCGTGACTGGCAGCTTGGCACTAAGCCTGTCGAAAGGCGTGAGCTTTAttatggcgccgccgctcgttgCGGCCGTCAGCTCCGACGGCCTCACCACCACTGACGGTGACCTTCGCACCGCAACCCCTACCATCGTCGTCGTCTATGTGCGTTTGCGACTTGTCTAGCGTTGGTGGCTTGATGCTCTGGTTAATggtctccttggaggtgctgcaTCTGTTTATATATACACACATCCATCAAGCTTTCATCTTGTACAGCCCTTGCTCCCCTTTTTCTAAGCCCACGAGCTGCGTGTGCCACAACCAACCTCCCATCCCCATGTTGCTTGTTGCTGGCATGCACATGCAAGATGCGATACAGTGGCGTTGCCCAGAGCCGCAAGTGTTTGACCTAGCTGTTTCATTAATTCATTTGCTGTCTGGCTCAGGCTTCATTTGGCAGCAAGTGGTTTAAACCAACCGTGGATCTCACCCACGCGTGGATTGGGAGCATCCCTGCCACCCATCCGATGGGAGTGGATGTTATGGGTGGTTTTGCAGGGATTTTATCTATTATGCCAAAATTAAGTTGAAACaatctaaaaaaattagaaaactaAACCAAATACAACGTGTAGTAACtgtatctatactataaaagttgaaatatTTGAAACCAATTCTCACAAAGATAGACGCATCGTACCCCTGCCAGAGATCTCACTTGCTATGTCGAGAGTTTTGACCAGAGGTATGGAGACCTATGGTTttgatatttctaaaatatttctgCTAAAGTTCTAATACTTTTGTTACACGCCTCCCCGGCTTACCCTCCCCATGAGTCCCCCATGTTGAGTTTACATTCGCCCGTGACTTTTGCAAGTCACGGTCGATACGATAGTTCCACCCGCTCCTTCTCTTTCTCCActtcttccttctcttttccccttcctcaACCTTCTTTCTTTCCCCTTGCTCAGGCGACGGGGGAGAGGCGGCAGGGCAGCTCAGATCCACCGCGCCGTACCTCTGCGGCCTCCCTCCCCATTCGCCGCTGCACTTCCgcggcctccctcccctccgccgccgcacctccggcAGCCCGAGGGCCGGCTCCCCAGCGGCACCGAATTCACGGTGGAGCGGCTCGTCCGGGTGGGGCCGCGGCGACGGAGCGGGGAGCAGCGCGCggcggggagacggtgcggcgGCTCACCGGtaagtgatttttttttatttttttgttgcaaATTTTTCTAGAAAAATGTTTCATCTGAATTTTTTTGGatgcaaaaattttgacccgagccttttctttttgttttagaTGCAAGAAAAAATTTATCTaagtttttttgttttgaatgtAAAAATTTTCTCATACCTTTTTTAAAAGTTTCTTTCTTAAAGTTTTTCTTCCAAATTTTTCTCCCTCAAATTTTTCTCGCCTCTTGATTTTTTTCcttgaaaacttttatcacAAAACGACAAAAGAGttactaaaaagaaaaaaaaagtcaaaaaaTCGACCATACGCACCAAAACTCACGGTCGCCCGTAAACTAGCGAGCCCCACATGGGTGGGCACTTTCTTCCTTTGATAGTCACAATATCATTCCATAACATCCAACACCGAATATGACTCCACATGATTATTGGGACATTCCATATTTTGAACGCACGTTTGGTgatcaaatcttttcaaaatgtTCTCATGTTTCTCCTCATCTGATTTGtgatccaaattttcaaaaaaaatgttgttACATTTTATTTGCACCGTCCTCTGACATTGCTGCTGACAGCCTCCTCAACGATCGCCGAACGACCATCTCACGTTCCAAAGCTTGGCTCCGAACGTTCTCCTAGCCGGACGCCCACCATGCCGCGCACGATGCCCACTTCCACGCGCTGGACGGCCGCCACACTGCACCCGACGAAGGCTGCGACGGACGGCCACCATCCCTAACCAATCGTCCTCGCTTGGCTCTGGAAGGCCATAAATCTGTGTTGAAATACGTGTATGAATGCATTCAAATCCTCGAACAATCATCCCTGtgtccctcccctcccttcccttcttctttcCCGCTGTGGTGGGGATTTTCAACCGATGGTGATGATCCGTGCTGTGCTAGTGCAAGAAGTCAAAATCATGCGGCATGACTTTAGAAGTCAAAACTCATGCGGCATGACTTTGCCATATTAGTACACATGCATGTTGAGCGTGCTTCCTTTAAAAAgcgaattttattttttaattacaaCTAACGAATCCTGGTATAtgcatgtttaattttttttaaaaaacatgcATGAACTAGGCATCTGTGTTTGCACATCGAGGCGTAGTGCATGCGTGTTTCCTTTaaaaacaaattttaattaattggTAGTAACATGTAGGGTATGACTTACAATACTATCAGCAACCCAAGATATATTGCTCCTGAGAAAACTACCAATTgattaatttaaattaattaGGTTCGTGCTCTTACGTTGCTACcggtaaaataaaaatataaaagtcCAGCATACCATTGAATTACAATTATGTTCGACAAACACACGGAACATTGAGCTTTAACCCTATCTCATGCTGCTGAGCTTTAACCCTTGTTCAACTTTTACGAAAATAAAACACGCATCACAAACAACATCCTTTTCATCATAGGTCATCATCGCAGCCCTCATCCGATGCAGATCTATGACGAAAGTAAAATGCGTGTCACAAAACATCATCTAATAGCGTCGCAAAACGGTGCGCCCTCAAAACCCAACTCGTCATAGAACCGGACTAGCTACCACGTGCAGCGATGTGGACGCGCCAGTCCTCGTGCCATGCTTGTTGGTCAAGTATGTCAACGCTGGTCCACTCGAGAGGTGTGACTCGGGCGTCCACATGTACGATTGTGGGCCCAGGAGGCTAACGTCGCTGGCACTTGTAATTGTAGGTCCCATTTGACTGGTCCAATATGTCTACCTAGCAGCTGACATGTGCTGACTGCGACCCCAAGGTCGACGTGTTTGGGTTGTGGGTCAAATATGTCAATGAGGGGTCCACTGGATAGGTGGAACCCGACCGTCCAAGTGTAGCACTGCGGGCCCATCAGGCCAACATGGCTAACACGCGTAACTTTAGGTCCCAACAGGCCAACATTTTGTGCCACTACAACTCCTTAGCTGTTCGGCTTGAAGTAAACATCCTCTTCAACCTTGGGATTAGTGGGAAATGCCTCAAAACCTTCAGAGGTACACATTTTCCTTCCTTATATTGCCATCTAGATTCTTTGCATTTTGGGTAGACATCCATGTTGGCAAAACTGTTCCAAAACACACACAGTTATTATGGCACACATGAATGGTGTCGTATGCAAGGCCCAGTTTATGGAGATACTTATTTTCTTCTTCGCATATTGAACGTAATTTGGCCTGAGGGAATGCCGCGGACATCAGCTTCAATAGTGCATTGAATGCTGTATTGCTAATTCGATAGCGCGACTTGATACGTAGCAGCCTCACAACATAGAAGAATCTTGAGTGGCCAGATCCTGGGCAAAGAGTACGCTTCAAATCCCGAAGCACTCTAGTAAAACTTGGCACCTGCCCATCCTCCTCTGTGGCGATGTACAATTCTGCTATCATCTCCACATCCGGCATATCTTCTTTACCATTATTGGCTTGCTCATCCACATCAATCCCATCATAATGGTTAGATTCGTCCTCTTGAAATCCAAATCCAGAATCATACTCATGGGCATGCACCTGCTATGAAAACTCAATGTTCCCAGCATTTGCACATTTCCCGTATTGAGTCCACCTTGTATATGCAGCTGACTTTCCAAACAGAAGAAGGTGGTCAAGGACAACAACCTGACCCAATTGACATTGATTAAGACATCGAAAGCATGTGCAAAGTATATGGCTGCGTTTAGGAAATCGTTGCTTGAAAAAATCCATGAATTCCTCTACACCATTGGTGTAGGAAGGTGTGAATTTTCTCCCATTAGTTGTCCAACTTCTGTCCATCGATATTCAATGTTCCTAAACAAATCAGGAATCTGGTAAACACAACATCGATATGTACTAGGTCAAATTTGAAACTAACCAACAATACTGTAGTTATGTTCCCCAAAGATCCAAATGAGGGAATGGCCGGATTGCCTCCGCCTGCACACCTCTGCCAGATCTGTtgcctacgccgccgccgctgccgagtAAGATAGGGGATTTGGACGACGAACAAGTGAAGTGACTGGATAGAGGGGACGACCAGCTACTGATCGGTTGCTGGGGACGAAGAACGTCCGCAGGAATGGGATCTCAACCGCCGATTGCCAGATTAACGGCTAGTAGGAATCGGGCTTGAATAGAAAAAGGCCCACGGTCGATTTTCCGGCCCATCTAACACTGACATTCAAAATACTTAACGTTACAGGTAATTTAAAAATATGTTCAAATTGAACTACATGTGCCACCTTGGTACAGCAAGAACATAAATCGGAGGCGGCGTAACTGTCGCTAAGATGCAGCcccttgtggtgttgtagtcgggcagtACAACGTTGATCCTCCTTCAACTCGAGTTATCCCCTGCTCTCATCTAAAGGTCAAGAACAAACCCCAGCGGGTTCCATCATAAGCTATGCACTAATAAAGGTGATATGATGAATAATTGAATTAATCAATTTTTTTGCTCTCGGAATGGATATTTTGGGTTCAAGACATCAAACCTGAAGTTGGGTATTCCCACTAAAGTGGAGAAGTGGATGAATAGAGAAATGCAATAGAATACTTTGTTTGCCAATTATCAATTTGTTAAATGCTTACTTTCCCGTTGTGCAAACAGCTATAGTGATTTTTGTGAGATGCAATATGTATTATTAGCACATATTATTCACTCTGAGTGAAGTCTAATATTAATAAAAGTTTCATTTTTAAGATCTTTAAATTTGATTGTTACGGTTGTGAGCGCAAAACAATTACTCTGTTATGCTTCAATCAACATCATACTACCTCGTTGATTTTTACGGTTATGGCACCAATCCATATGACAATCTTATTTGATTTTTACGGCCACAGGCCCTCGCCGGAGTTATGAATATCAATCCAATCCATTTTTACGCACCAAACAATGGCCCATGCACGTAACGTAAATCCAATCACCTCGAGTACACCAAGAATATCACATGGTGCCGGCAAATTAGCACTAAAATAGATGCGCAATATAGTGCAGGGGTATAATTGCAGCATATTGGCCTCGTTTGGTTCACGCTGCGCTATTCCATTCTACAAGAAAATCTTCTATGCATGAAATAGTAAATGAAGTCAATTTgtaaaacctttttagggatgggtgtaacttttcgcgacgaatctaatgacggtaattaatcgatgatttgctacaatgatgctataataaccattctctaatcgcgcggtcaaaggcctcattagattcttcggggtcactagcgcgggggttctgaagttagttttgtaaactggctttgtttgacaccgtaattagcggtcaaaatgtcactattcactagcacgTTACAAACCAAATGGGGTTAGAAGTGCGATGAGGGCGCTACTGTGCGCGTCGAATTCTTATTCATCTCGCGGCGAGCTGAGTAGACCAGccttgtgtgtatgtgtgtgtatatatatatgtgtgtgtgttctccaataatatacatatatagaTATTAGTTTACGTAATAtttgttttaaatatttttatatatagGAATCACTACCGGAATTGGCTATTTCGCCGTGTGCAccaagcacacggcgaagttttCGCCGTCGGTGGCCGACGGCAGCGCTAGGCACGTCAAAGgactagtttgccgtgtgccatttatcgggcacacggcaaatacatTCGCCGTGTGTATCCAAGGGtacacggcaaaaaaaaaaggcattgACGTCGTGAAAGTGGCCTAACGACGTGACAgaagacttcgccgtgtgccaagaagtaggcacacggcgaaatttcccacttcgccgtgtgccacctggataacatgaagtcattttTGTTCTCTATTGACTATATAAAAAGTGTATaaaccaaattcaaatttgaacgtgTTTGCCCCTACAAACTTAACCGCGTCTTTCTCCGTTACCCAGATCTTCTTCGAGAAAGTTTGAGTTTATAAGCAGCGTACGTGACAAACACGTGCGGAACTCCctcaattttttaccatagATTCTATGTATGATAGCATAAGAAATcgacaaatctcataattttcagacttcgtttgaattttttaaaattttacaacTATTTGATTCtacattttttaaaattttacaacTATTTGATTCTACATTCAGGAGAACTTTTTGTGAACACCATTTTCGAAATGACAATGTCAATTACGTGAGGTCTTACTGTGCACTCAGAAACACGAATATcatttttccaaaaattttcttctattattTCATGTACTTGCAGGTCAAAATTTGACTCATCCGAAAAATTCGTTTAACAGATACACAATTTTTATATATAGTGAACATTACGACAAAAATACCAAACTTTAATACAGAATACCAAGCAATGTCTCTGCAGTGTAGAAAAAATTTcgagtttgaaaattcaaaattttcaaactgtttgccgtgtgcaaaaaaaaaacatacggCGAAGTGTCTTGTTTGCTGTGTGCCAAGCtgtagcacacggcgaagtggcctgtttgccgtgtgccccatgcggcacacggcaaagttgagCGCCGTCAACCTCCGTCGCCCGTCCGTCCACCTCGGTTTGCCACCTCCGCACGTGAGTGGCACGTGCAcgaggtttgccgtgtgttttgagggcggcacacggcaaagatagtAATATGCTGTGTGTTTGGTTTTTGTCGTGTGTTCCTGgggctggcacacggcaaagaggtaattttgccgtgtgcgtggtgtttgccgtgtgttttattttgggcacacggcaaagtggctGTTTGCCGTGTACCCGTCTTTTAGCACACGACAAACTATTTAGCACACGGCATATTAGCCGTTTCCGGTAGTGAATTCACATATagatgtgtatacatatatacatgtctGGCGTGCAAAGAGAAGGACGCGCCCAATAGTTAAATGCACGCGCGTCCCTCATGCAGATCCGCTTAACTAAAGTGTATCTTTTTTTTAGTTGGTCAACGTATCTAGGTGACGTGGCACGCTGACGACCAACCAGAATTCGTTAGGTGTAATTAAAAAGTAAAATTAGCTTTTTAAAGGAAGCATGCTCAACACGCATGGCAAAGTCATGCCGCATGATGTTTGAAAGTCATGCGGCGTGATTTTTGACTTAGCTTCTTGTTGCTTGCTCCCACTATCCACACTATACATTCGGCTGGCATCATGCCGGAACACACACACGCAGGTAAGTCTAGCAGCCAACGCAGCCAGCCAAAGCATATAGCTCGCCTCGATGGAAGGCAAGGTGCTCCTCGTCCTGTCCGTGTCCGTGCttgtcgtcgtcttctccaAGCTCAAGTCTCTTGTCGTCGCGAAACCAAGGCACAACCTGCCCCCGGGGCCGTGGACTCTGCCGGTGATCGGAAGCCTCCACCACCTCGTCACCAGCCCCAACATCTACCGCGCAGTGCGCATGCTGGCGCAGAAGCACGGCGATCTCATGACCCTCCGGCTCGGCATGGCGCCGGCGATGGTGGTCTCATCGCCGGCGGGCGCGCAGGAGGTCATGAAGACGCACGATGTCACGTTCGCCGACCCGTACGTGACCACCACCACGAGCACGCTCACCTTCGACGGCAACGACATCGCGTTCTCGCCCTACGGCGAGCGGTGGCGCCAGCTCCGCAGGATCTGCGTGCTGGAGCTGTTCAGCCCAGCACGGGTGCGGTCGTTCCGGCGcatccggcgaggaggaggcggcgcggctcgcggaGAGCCtggccgcgtgcgccgccggcggcgccgccgtggacctGACCGGGATGATCTCCAGGTTCGTCAACGACACCGTCGTGAGGGAGTTGGTCGGCAGCCGGTCCAAGCACCGAGATGAGTTCCTCGACACCCTGGATAAGGCCATGCGGCAGACGGGCCTCGGCGTCGCCGACCTGTTCCCTGTTAGCAATAATCTTGACGGTGTGTGTGAGTTGAGTTAGTTGTTGCATGCATTAGTGGAGTTAGTCTCCAGGAGCTAGTGCGTGCGTTGGTCTGCAGCTTGCCGCGTGCGTCGTGGAGGAGCTGCATGCGCGGGCCGTTGCGATCTGGTGGAGGCAGCCGTGTCGTGCGGCCGTAGTGTGCAGATCATGGCGAGCTGATCGCGCATGGAGTTCGTGGCTCCGAGGTGTGCGTCCCCTGGCTGTTAAATAGCCCGTGTACTCCACCGTTTCCTTTGCTGAGTCCAGTGAAATAAAGTGCAACGTACAGGCCGTGTGGCGGCCGGGGCGTTCCTCGCCATCTTTCTTGTGTGCACTGTTTATCTTCCACCTCCGTCCGTCTGAGAGCGTGAGTGAGCAAGCGATCCTAGGCCGGTTCTATCATTCCCGTCCTTGAGGAAGCTCATGCAGGTTCTTGGCACGTCACGCAAGGTGCTCGCATGCCGGGACAGTTTCCAGCGCATCGTCGTGCAGATCATACAGGAGACGATGGAAgccatggacggcggcggcaacgaGGCAGCGGCTGGGACCGGGAGCGAGGGCTTGCTCGGCGTGCTGCTAAGGCTCCAGAAGGAAAGCAGCACGCCGATCCCTCTCGACGACGACACCATCGTTGCCGTGATGCTTGTAAGTAGCTAGCTCTCAAAGCTTATCACTGAGGCTGGTCCGGCAAGTAAGCTGATCGAAAAGGTTACTTCAATTAATTCTTCCAGGAAATGTTTGCTGCGGGCAGCGACACCTCGTCCACCCTTCTCAACTGGTGCATGACGGATCTAGTCCGGACCCCGGAGGCCATGGCGAAGGCGCAGACCGAGGTGCAGGCAGCCTTCAAAGGGAAGACGACGATCAACGAGGACGACCTCAAGGGGCTCAGCTAACTCAAACTGGTGATCAAGGAGGCCCTCAGGCTGCACACACCGGCACCGGTCCTGGTCCCTCGGGTGTGCCGCGAGACGTGCCAGATCATGGGCTACGATGTGCCCAAGGGCACGGTCGTCTTCGTCAACATGTGGGCGATCTGCAGGGACCCCAGGTATTGGGACGATCCGGAGGAGTTCAAGCCAGAACGGTTCGAAAACAGCGACCTCGACTTCAAGGGAACAAACTACGAGTTCCTCCCTTTTGGGGCTGGCCGTCGCATCTGCCCGGGAATTAACCTAGGCGTGTTAAACATTGAGCTTGCACTGGCGAGCCTTCTCTACCACTTTGACTGGAAGCTACCTCATGGAATGGGACCAAAGGATGTCGATGTATGTGAGGCTGCAGGATTACTTGCGAGCAAGAAAACAAGCCTCATCTTGCATCCTGTTACTCGCATTCCTCCTGCTAGTGTGGAAAAA
The genomic region above belongs to Panicum virgatum strain AP13 chromosome 8N, P.virgatum_v5, whole genome shotgun sequence and contains:
- the LOC120684438 gene encoding acyl transferase 15-like gives rise to the protein MVGVAVRRSPSVVVRPSELTAATSGGAIIKLTPFDRLSAKLPVTALLAFEHPIREAAETIKRALSRALVPYYPISGRIVAGSGGGGDDEEEVHIRCSGEGVAFVAASANCALKDAEFFARSPDTRTPPPLLDELAVDYPAECCAPADPLLLMQVTEFSCGGFVVAVTWNHGVADGIGMAQFFEAVGELARGSPSPSLAPVRWDDSLSLPPPNVQLVSPEPMGLVYLDITVTSSSIDRIRAEFHERSNNGRRRTCTVFEAVAAVLWQCRTRAIASRPDSLALLSFAANVRSHVNAKDGYYGNCLATQTVTATAGTVANADVTDLVDTIKRAKDGVQDKLFAKNDDDLLQAMDKSQLDKLRYSALFLTSWRNLGFEKVDFGGGTLERVMCRLPGPWIRTWPTCVVCLPCKEKDAPNIVLSACVKEEHVDAFLAELARFT